The following proteins come from a genomic window of Carassius gibelio isolate Cgi1373 ecotype wild population from Czech Republic chromosome B8, carGib1.2-hapl.c, whole genome shotgun sequence:
- the LOC127963686 gene encoding uncharacterized protein LOC127963686 — protein MAISVRSIEACPCLPIVAVCVWPIVAISVGLSRPVRVWLSWLFFCMVYQGLSVFGHHGYFCTVYQGLSASAYCGCLCLAYRGYLCMVYRGLSVSAYRGCLRLAYCGYFRWSIEACPCLAIMAIFLYGLSRPICVWPSWLFLYGLSRPVCVCLLWLSVSGLSWLFMYGLSRPVCVWLSWLFFCTVYRGCLCSAYHGYSVWSIEACLRLPIVAVCVWPIGLFMFGQLGPVRVCLSWLSASGLSWLFLLVYRGLSVSAYRGISVGLSRPVCVCLSWLFLLVYRGLSVSAYRGYFCWSIEACLCLPIVAISVGLSRPVCVCLSWLFLLVYRGLSVSAYHVCVCLSWLFLLVY, from the coding sequence atggctatttctgtacggtctatcgaggcctgtccgtgtctgcctatcgtggctgtctgcgtctggcctattgtggctatttccgttggtctatcgaggcctgtccgtgtctggctatcatggctatttttctgtatggtctatcaaggcctatctgtgtttggccatcatggctatttctgtacggtctatcaaggcctgtctgcgtctgcctattgtggctgtctgtgtctggcctatcgtggctatttatgtatggtctatcgaggcctgtccgtgtctgcctatcgtggctgtctgcgtctggcctattgtggctatttccgttggtctatcgaggcctgtccgtgtctggctatcatggctatttttctgtatggtctatcaaggcctatctgtgtttggccatcatggctatttctgtacggtctatcaaggcctgtctgcgtctgcctattgtggctgtctgtgtctggcctatcgtggctatttatgtatggtctatcgaggcctgtctgtgtctggctatcatggctatttttctgtacggtctatcgaggctgtctgtgttctgcctatcatggctattctgtatggtctatcgaggcctgtctgcgtctgcctatcgtggctgtctgcgtctggcctatcgggctatttatgttcggccaattggggcctgtccgcgtttgcctatcgtggctgtctgcgtctggcctatcgtggctatttctgttggtctatcgaggcctgtccgtgtctgcctatcgtggcatttctgttggtctatcgaggcctgtctgtgtctgcctatcgtggctatttctgttggtctatcgaggcctgtctgtgtctgcctatcgtggctatttctgttggtctatcgaggcctgtctgtgtctgcctatcgtggctatttctgttggtctatcgaggcctgtctgtgtctgcctatcgtggctatttctgttggtctatcgaggcctgtctgtgtctgcctatcatgtctgtgtctgcctatcatggctgttTCTGTTGGTATATTGA